Proteins encoded within one genomic window of Prauserella marina:
- a CDS encoding uroporphyrinogen-III synthase, producing the protein MTEVRPLAGFSIGVTAARRADELGALLVRKGASVRYGPAIRIVPLADDTELRAATETLLDHSASAVDIVVATTGIGFRGWFEAAEGWGLGDELLATLGRTRLLTRGPKAKGAVRAAGLSEVYSPESESNAELLRHLLDSGVGGMRIAVQLHGEPLPHFVHTLRSAGAEVIEVPVYRWVGPADPGPLDRLIDAVLDGCVDALPFTSAPAVASMLAMARRTGRDAALVDALGSRVVVACVGPITAGPLAALGIPTVQPRRSRIGALARTLGEELVARSPSMCAAGRDVRLRGQAALVDGELREVAPAPMAVLRALAARPGRVVSRKELRDVLPSGGEDHAVETAIGRLRTALGEAGLVQTVVKRGYRLAVTVGDGERR; encoded by the coding sequence ATGACCGAGGTCAGACCGCTGGCCGGGTTCTCGATCGGCGTCACGGCGGCGCGCCGTGCCGACGAGCTTGGCGCCTTGCTGGTGCGCAAGGGCGCGTCGGTGCGCTACGGCCCCGCGATCCGGATCGTGCCACTCGCCGACGACACCGAACTGCGCGCGGCGACGGAGACACTGCTCGATCATTCCGCCAGCGCCGTCGACATCGTCGTCGCGACGACGGGCATCGGCTTCCGCGGCTGGTTCGAGGCAGCGGAAGGCTGGGGACTGGGTGACGAACTACTGGCGACTCTCGGCAGGACCCGGTTGCTCACCAGGGGGCCGAAAGCCAAGGGAGCCGTCCGGGCCGCCGGTCTGTCCGAAGTGTATTCTCCGGAATCGGAAAGCAACGCCGAACTGCTGCGGCATCTGCTCGATTCCGGGGTCGGCGGCATGCGGATCGCGGTCCAGTTGCACGGCGAACCGTTGCCCCACTTCGTGCACACACTGCGGTCGGCGGGGGCCGAGGTCATCGAGGTACCGGTGTATCGCTGGGTCGGCCCCGCCGACCCTGGCCCGCTCGACCGGTTGATCGACGCCGTACTCGACGGCTGCGTCGACGCGCTTCCCTTCACCAGCGCGCCCGCCGTCGCGAGCATGCTGGCGATGGCGAGGCGCACCGGGCGCGACGCCGCGCTCGTCGACGCGCTCGGCTCCCGCGTCGTCGTCGCCTGCGTCGGCCCGATCACCGCCGGTCCACTCGCCGCGCTGGGAATTCCGACTGTCCAGCCACGACGATCCCGGATCGGGGCGCTGGCGAGAACACTCGGCGAAGAACTCGTCGCGAGATCGCCGAGCATGTGCGCGGCCGGGAGGGACGTCCGGCTCCGTGGTCAGGCGGCGCTTGTGGACGGAGAGCTGCGCGAGGTGGCTCCCGCGCCCATGGCCGTACTGCGCGCGCTCGCCGCGCGGCCGGGAAGAGTGGTGTCGCGGAAGGAATTACGCGACGTGCTGCCTTCCGGCGGGGAGGACCACGCCGTCGAGACGGCGATCGGCAGGCTGCGCACGGCGCTCGGTGAGGCAGGCCTGGTGCAGACCGTCGTCAAGCGCGGATACCGGCTCGCCGTCACCGTCGGCGATGGAGAGCGGCGGTGA
- a CDS encoding MGMT family protein produces MDEELHERVRDIIKTIPSGRVSTYGDIAAAAGASTPRLVGRILSEDGHDLPWHRVLRASGIPAPHLVHRQLELLRAEGVLADGQRIDLRRYRWEGP; encoded by the coding sequence ATGGACGAGGAACTGCACGAACGCGTGCGCGACATCATCAAGACGATTCCGAGCGGCCGGGTGTCGACCTACGGGGACATCGCGGCCGCCGCCGGTGCCTCGACGCCGCGGCTCGTCGGCCGGATCCTGTCCGAGGACGGCCACGACCTGCCGTGGCACCGGGTACTGAGGGCCAGCGGAATTCCCGCTCCGCACCTGGTGCACAGGCAACTCGAATTGCTGCGTGCCGAGGGTGTGCTCGCCGACGGGCAGCGAATCGATCTGCGGAGGTATCGCTGGGAAGGTCCATAG
- a CDS encoding siderophore-interacting protein codes for MTTQAAPPQLTYRSLRVTAARRLSPHLTRITFTGDDLAGFASAAPDQYVKVFFPLPGEHRPQLPPPIVDDVGSWYRTYLAMPDDIRPPMRTYTIRAHRPEVPEIDIDFVLHADSGPASAWAERAEPGAEVALLGPHGLYSVPEGTGWQLLVGDESAIPAIGAILEALPENAKARVFVEIADPADRQHFATAADVETQWVPRGDGGYGDAILAAVREAELPNGQPYAWVSGEANMVKLTRRHLVRERGVDKRVITFTGYWRVGKSEEQTGRESIRKADAGEIPQDED; via the coding sequence ATGACCACGCAGGCCGCTCCTCCCCAGTTGACCTACCGATCACTCCGGGTGACGGCAGCCCGCAGGCTCAGCCCCCACCTGACCCGCATCACCTTCACCGGCGACGATCTCGCCGGTTTCGCCAGCGCGGCGCCCGACCAGTACGTCAAGGTCTTCTTCCCGCTGCCCGGCGAGCACCGGCCCCAGCTTCCGCCGCCGATCGTCGACGACGTCGGCTCCTGGTACCGCACCTACCTCGCGATGCCGGACGACATCCGGCCGCCGATGCGTACCTACACGATTCGCGCCCACCGGCCCGAAGTGCCGGAGATCGACATCGACTTCGTGCTGCACGCCGACAGCGGGCCCGCCTCGGCATGGGCCGAGCGGGCCGAACCGGGTGCAGAGGTCGCGCTCCTCGGGCCGCACGGGCTCTACTCGGTACCGGAAGGCACCGGATGGCAACTGCTGGTCGGCGACGAATCCGCGATTCCCGCCATCGGCGCCATCCTCGAAGCGCTACCCGAGAACGCGAAGGCCCGCGTCTTCGTCGAGATCGCCGACCCCGCCGACCGGCAGCACTTCGCGACAGCGGCCGACGTCGAGACCCAATGGGTCCCCAGGGGCGACGGCGGCTACGGCGACGCGATCCTCGCCGCCGTGCGGGAAGCCGAGTTGCCGAACGGCCAGCCGTACGCGTGGGTGTCCGGTGAGGCGAACATGGTGAAGCTCACCCGAAGGCACCTGGTGCGCGAGCGCGGGGTCGACAAGCGGGTGATCACGTTCACCGGGTATTGGCGAGTGGGCAAGAGCGAAGAGCAGACCGGGCGGGAAAGTATCCGCAAGGCCGACGCGGGCGAAATCCCCCAAGACGAGGACTGA
- the nirD gene encoding nitrite reductase small subunit NirD → MTTVREWTVVCPVERVPRDCGVAALLPGDVQVAIFRTGDEYHALSNVDPFSGAAVLSRGILGDSAGEPFVASPVYKQRFGLRDGRCLDDPAVRVTTFGVDVTDGMVRVSPP, encoded by the coding sequence ATGACCACGGTGCGGGAGTGGACCGTCGTGTGCCCCGTCGAGCGCGTTCCCCGAGACTGCGGGGTAGCCGCGTTGCTGCCCGGTGACGTTCAGGTCGCGATATTCCGTACCGGCGACGAATACCACGCACTGTCCAACGTGGATCCGTTCAGCGGGGCGGCAGTACTGTCGAGGGGAATTCTCGGTGACAGCGCTGGCGAACCCTTCGTCGCGTCGCCGGTGTACAAGCAGCGCTTCGGCTTGCGCGACGGAAGGTGTCTCGACGATCCCGCCGTAAGGGTGACCACCTTCGGCGTCGACGTCACGGACGGCATGGTGCGGGTGAGCCCGCCATGA
- a CDS encoding helix-turn-helix transcriptional regulator: protein MRASRLLSVLLLLQNRGRMTAEELASELDVSVRTVYRDIEALSSAGVPVYADRGRTGGYQLLGGFRTRLTGLTEQEAKALALAGLPGAAAELGLGTVLAAAQLKLDAALPTELRAGARELAERFYLDVPGWHRGIERLDQLTDVADAVWRSRRIRVDYRRWDDSAVERVLEPLGLVLKAGNWYLAARCEGDERTYRVSRIDGLSDLGEEFSRPEGFDLAEYWREWSARFERRLYPRTATVRVTPLGRELVPVYLGSVGARALRETATEPDSGGWSRVELPVEPGAPALGELLHFGPELEVLAPAELREQVAEAVARMGALYG, encoded by the coding sequence ATGCGAGCAAGCAGGCTGCTCTCGGTGCTCTTGCTGTTGCAGAACCGGGGCAGGATGACGGCCGAGGAACTCGCCTCGGAGCTGGACGTGTCGGTACGCACCGTCTACCGGGACATCGAGGCGCTGTCCTCGGCGGGGGTCCCCGTGTACGCGGACAGGGGCAGAACGGGTGGCTACCAGCTACTCGGCGGCTTTCGCACCAGACTGACAGGGCTGACCGAACAGGAGGCCAAGGCGCTGGCGCTGGCCGGGCTTCCCGGAGCGGCCGCCGAGCTCGGCCTCGGCACGGTGCTCGCCGCGGCCCAGCTCAAACTCGACGCCGCGCTCCCTACCGAACTGCGTGCCGGGGCGCGTGAACTGGCCGAACGGTTCTACCTCGACGTTCCGGGCTGGCACAGGGGAATCGAACGCCTCGACCAGCTCACCGACGTGGCCGACGCGGTGTGGCGGAGCAGGAGGATCAGGGTCGACTACCGCAGGTGGGACGACAGCGCCGTCGAGCGGGTACTCGAACCGCTCGGCCTCGTCCTCAAGGCGGGCAACTGGTATCTCGCGGCGCGCTGCGAAGGTGACGAGCGCACCTACCGTGTCTCCCGCATCGACGGGCTGAGCGACCTCGGCGAGGAGTTCAGCAGGCCGGAGGGCTTCGATCTCGCCGAGTACTGGCGCGAATGGTCGGCGAGGTTCGAGCGCAGGCTGTACCCGCGTACCGCGACCGTGCGCGTCACTCCGCTCGGCAGGGAACTTGTCCCCGTCTACCTCGGCTCGGTGGGCGCGCGCGCACTGCGGGAGACCGCGACCGAACCGGATTCGGGCGGATGGTCGCGCGTAGAGTTGCCGGTCGAGCCTGGTGCCCCGGCCCTTGGCGAGTTGCTCCACTTCGGTCCCGAACTGGAAGTGCTCGCCCCTGCCGAGTTGCGGGAACAGGTTGCCGAGGCGGTCGCGAGAATGGGTGCGCTGTATGGGTGA
- a CDS encoding ATP-dependent helicase has product MSGLNARLVRTRARPVPPREWDTAASRLLTAAQGFVRVLGGPGTGKTTLLADAAAERVLHGAEPDSLLVLTASRRSANAMRAEITRRLTASGEHEGRTVREPMVRTVHSYAFAVLRLQAGLNELPAPRLLSGPEQDVVVRDLLAGDLERGAPDWPRELRPALSVPGFAEELRDLLLRAAERGLGPEDLGKLGRQQQREEWVAAGKFWRQYEEVNLLLGTGGNALGIPGSPALDAAELVASALVELEGDPELLAREQGRVRHLFVDDAQHLDPLQFRLLRLLGGGADDFVLAGDPDQAVFSFRGADPSLLTGADRDGDRTITLARGHRLGRAVHEAVATVAAHLPGGKGHRGPIPLASEDGVVRTKLLPTPASEASWIADQLRRAHLIDDIPWSEMAVLVRSPGRSFPVLQRALGAAGVPIASATEELPLAKQPGVRPFLALLRLASDPESLEADLAEMLLASPLGGTDPLALRRLRRGLRRLELAGGGNRSSDELLVEALRDNDILAGLADAEARGVRRVGELLSIARRAVTRGDSVEDVLWQVWQASKLERRLLKQVTRGGSLGAQADRDLDAIVALFDAAARYVDRLPKASVAGFTEYLGSQHIAGDSLAPVAMRGTGVSLLTAHGATGREWTVVAVAGAQEGAWPDLRLRGTVLGVERLVDLLSGVDSEKVSAVAPLLAEERRLFYVAASRARRVLLISAVQGEDEQPSRFVDEIVNAAGDEPAEVIRGYTKERALVLSELVGELRSVVCDGEQEPERRRLAARQLARLARAGVPGTHPDQWYGLGPATTEEPLRSTEDVIRVSPSTVDILAKCPLRWLLERHGGSDPAQLAAVTGTLVHALAEAAASGADGERLKAELDEAWARVDAGAPWFSRRERRRVEKMVENFMAWLRGSRAELTQLAIEQDMEVELPAAAGELRVKLGGRVDRLELDQQGRPVIVDVKTSKTPISSADAEQHPQLAAYQLALLLGAFAEHGGKPGGARLVYVAKSNNKSGAAQREQPALDEETGPQWLELVRKAAAATAGPEYAAQENADCDRCPGKASCPVRPEGRQVTGP; this is encoded by the coding sequence GTGAGTGGGCTGAACGCGCGACTCGTGCGCACCCGGGCGCGGCCGGTTCCGCCCCGGGAATGGGATACCGCCGCAAGCCGGTTACTCACCGCAGCCCAAGGGTTCGTCCGCGTGCTCGGCGGGCCGGGTACCGGCAAGACCACCCTCCTCGCGGACGCCGCCGCCGAACGCGTGCTGCACGGCGCGGAACCGGACAGCCTGCTCGTGCTGACGGCGTCGCGCAGGTCGGCGAACGCGATGCGAGCCGAGATCACCCGCAGGCTGACCGCGAGCGGCGAGCACGAGGGCCGCACCGTCAGGGAACCGATGGTGCGCACCGTGCATTCCTACGCGTTCGCGGTGTTGCGGTTGCAGGCCGGTCTCAACGAACTGCCCGCTCCCCGGCTGCTGTCCGGTCCCGAACAGGACGTCGTCGTACGCGACCTGCTCGCCGGTGACCTGGAAAGGGGTGCGCCGGACTGGCCGAGAGAGCTGCGTCCTGCGCTGTCGGTTCCCGGTTTCGCCGAGGAACTGCGAGACCTGCTGCTGCGTGCCGCCGAACGCGGGCTCGGCCCTGAAGACCTCGGCAAGCTCGGCAGGCAGCAGCAACGCGAGGAGTGGGTGGCGGCTGGGAAGTTCTGGCGGCAGTACGAGGAGGTCAACCTTCTGCTCGGAACGGGAGGCAACGCGCTGGGCATCCCCGGCTCGCCCGCGCTCGACGCGGCGGAGCTGGTCGCGAGCGCGCTCGTGGAGCTCGAAGGCGATCCCGAGTTGCTGGCGCGCGAACAGGGCAGGGTGCGCCATCTCTTCGTCGACGACGCGCAGCACCTCGACCCGCTCCAGTTCCGGCTGCTGCGGCTGCTCGGCGGCGGCGCCGACGATTTCGTGCTCGCGGGGGACCCCGACCAGGCGGTGTTCTCGTTCAGGGGCGCCGATCCGAGCTTGCTCACCGGTGCCGACAGGGACGGTGACCGCACGATCACCCTCGCTCGCGGTCACCGGCTCGGGCGCGCCGTCCACGAGGCGGTGGCCACGGTCGCCGCGCATCTTCCAGGAGGGAAGGGGCATCGCGGGCCGATTCCCTTGGCGTCGGAGGACGGCGTCGTCCGCACGAAACTGCTGCCGACCCCCGCCTCGGAGGCGAGCTGGATCGCCGACCAGCTGCGCAGGGCACACCTCATCGACGACATTCCGTGGTCGGAGATGGCCGTGCTGGTGCGTTCTCCGGGAAGGTCGTTTCCCGTGTTGCAGCGGGCTCTCGGCGCGGCGGGTGTTCCGATCGCGTCGGCGACCGAGGAGCTGCCGCTGGCCAAACAGCCTGGCGTGCGGCCGTTCCTTGCGTTGCTGAGGCTCGCGAGCGATCCGGAATCACTCGAAGCCGATCTCGCGGAGATGCTGCTCGCCTCGCCGCTCGGCGGCACCGATCCGCTCGCCCTGCGCAGGCTCCGCAGGGGACTGCGCAGGCTGGAACTCGCGGGGGGCGGAAACCGTTCCAGTGACGAACTCCTGGTGGAAGCGTTGCGGGACAACGACATTCTCGCTGGGCTCGCCGACGCCGAGGCAAGGGGAGTGCGCAGGGTCGGCGAGTTGCTTTCCATCGCGCGAAGGGCCGTCACACGTGGTGACAGCGTCGAGGACGTGCTGTGGCAGGTATGGCAGGCGAGCAAGCTCGAACGCAGACTGCTGAAGCAGGTCACGCGTGGTGGTTCGCTCGGTGCGCAGGCGGACAGGGACCTCGACGCGATCGTGGCCCTTTTCGACGCCGCCGCGCGCTACGTCGACCGGTTGCCGAAGGCCAGCGTCGCCGGATTCACCGAATATCTCGGTTCCCAGCACATCGCCGGGGACAGCCTCGCGCCCGTCGCGATGAGGGGGACCGGGGTGTCATTGCTCACCGCGCACGGCGCGACGGGCAGGGAGTGGACGGTCGTCGCCGTCGCGGGCGCGCAGGAGGGCGCCTGGCCCGACCTCAGGCTCAGAGGCACCGTGCTCGGCGTTGAGCGGCTTGTCGACCTGCTTTCCGGAGTGGATTCGGAGAAGGTCTCGGCCGTGGCGCCGCTGCTCGCCGAGGAACGCAGGCTGTTCTACGTCGCGGCGAGCAGGGCGAGGCGGGTGCTGCTGATCAGTGCCGTTCAGGGAGAGGACGAGCAGCCGTCCCGGTTCGTCGACGAGATCGTCAACGCCGCGGGCGACGAACCGGCGGAGGTCATCCGCGGATACACCAAGGAACGTGCGCTCGTACTGTCCGAATTGGTCGGAGAGTTGCGGTCGGTGGTGTGCGACGGCGAGCAGGAGCCGGAACGCAGGAGGCTCGCCGCGAGGCAGCTCGCCAGGCTCGCCAGGGCGGGAGTTCCCGGGACCCATCCCGATCAGTGGTACGGGCTCGGTCCCGCGACGACGGAGGAGCCGTTGCGTTCCACCGAGGACGTCATCAGAGTCTCTCCGTCCACAGTAGACATTCTAGCGAAGTGCCCGTTGCGCTGGTTGCTGGAACGGCACGGGGGCAGCGATCCCGCCCAGCTCGCCGCCGTTACAGGAACGCTGGTGCACGCGCTGGCCGAGGCGGCGGCGAGCGGCGCCGACGGCGAGCGGCTCAAGGCCGAACTCGACGAGGCGTGGGCGAGGGTGGACGCCGGTGCGCCGTGGTTTTCCAGGCGTGAGCGGCGCAGGGTCGAGAAGATGGTGGAGAACTTCATGGCCTGGTTGCGCGGAAGCAGGGCCGAACTCACCCAGCTCGCGATCGAACAGGATATGGAGGTCGAGCTTCCGGCGGCGGCGGGTGAGCTGCGGGTGAAGCTGGGCGGCAGGGTCGACCGGCTCGAACTCGACCAGCAGGGCAGGCCGGTCATCGTCGACGTGAAGACGAGCAAGACACCGATCAGCTCGGCCGACGCGGAGCAACACCCGCAACTGGCCGCATACCAGCTCGCGTTGCTGCTCGGCGCGTTCGCCGAGCACGGCGGAAAGCCGGGAGGAGCGAGGCTGGTCTACGTCGCGAAGTCGAACAACAAATCCGGTGCGGCGCAACGGGAACAACCCGCGCTGGACGAGGAAACCGGGCCACAGTGGCTGGAACTGGTCCGCAAGGCGGCAGCCGCGACGGCGGGACCGGAGTACGCGGCGCAGGAAAACGCCGACTGCGACCGGTGTCCGGGGAAAGCGTCCTGCCCGGTCAGGCCGGAGGGGCGGCAGGTGACCGGACCATGA
- a CDS encoding DUF3224 domain-containing protein encodes MSDNTYTMQSWDEHVVSGAEDGPRYAHAHVTFAYQGIIEGTSTCDYLLYYADSQYGGGQSAPGFEHIVGSVEGRKGSFVIRHDVTYGAEGIRDVWSVVPGSGTGELSGLTGTGTAAGATETIEYTFDYVFG; translated from the coding sequence ATGAGCGACAACACCTACACCATGCAAAGCTGGGACGAGCACGTCGTGAGCGGCGCCGAGGACGGCCCCCGCTACGCGCACGCCCACGTGACCTTCGCCTACCAAGGAATCATCGAGGGCACCTCGACCTGCGACTACCTGCTGTACTACGCGGATTCCCAGTACGGCGGCGGCCAGTCCGCTCCGGGCTTCGAGCACATCGTCGGATCGGTCGAAGGGCGCAAGGGCAGCTTCGTGATCCGGCACGACGTAACGTACGGGGCGGAGGGTATCCGGGACGTATGGTCGGTCGTTCCCGGCTCCGGCACCGGCGAATTGTCCGGCCTCACCGGCACCGGAACGGCGGCAGGCGCCACGGAGACCATCGAATACACGTTCGACTACGTGTTCGGCTAG
- a CDS encoding uroporphyrinogen-III synthase, producing MGELAGVTIGITAERRAAEFIEALERKGATVRHAPTLRIVPLPGDERLKAATGDVLSAEVDLLAVTTGAGFRGWLDAAREWGSEPRLLERLAAARVLVRGPKAKGAVRARGITEYWSAESETNRELFARLLDEDIAGRRIAVQLHGQPLPEYTGALREAGATVVEVQPYRWEWPSDLAPARELVAGVLAGEVRALAFTSAPATANLLTLARESGRFGEFLARLGTSVLCACVGPVTAGPLAELGVPTVQPERQRLGALVKLLAAELGDPTATP from the coding sequence ATGGGTGAGCTTGCCGGGGTGACCATCGGGATCACCGCCGAGCGTCGCGCGGCCGAGTTCATCGAAGCGCTCGAACGCAAGGGCGCGACCGTGCGGCACGCGCCGACGCTGCGCATCGTCCCGTTGCCAGGCGACGAGCGGCTCAAGGCCGCGACCGGCGACGTGCTCTCCGCCGAGGTGGACCTGCTCGCCGTCACCACGGGCGCGGGATTTCGCGGCTGGCTCGACGCCGCGCGGGAATGGGGAAGTGAACCCCGGTTGCTCGAACGGCTCGCCGCCGCCCGCGTTCTCGTCAGGGGCCCCAAGGCGAAAGGCGCCGTGCGCGCGCGAGGCATCACCGAGTACTGGTCGGCGGAAAGCGAAACCAACCGCGAACTGTTCGCCCGGCTGCTCGACGAGGACATCGCGGGAAGGCGAATCGCCGTCCAGTTGCACGGTCAGCCACTGCCCGAGTACACCGGCGCGCTGCGGGAAGCGGGGGCCACCGTCGTGGAGGTGCAGCCCTACCGCTGGGAATGGCCTTCGGACCTGGCGCCCGCGCGGGAACTCGTCGCTGGAGTGCTGGCCGGTGAGGTGCGGGCGCTGGCGTTCACGAGCGCGCCCGCGACGGCGAACCTGCTGACGCTGGCGAGGGAGAGCGGGCGGTTCGGCGAATTCCTCGCCAGGTTGGGGACGTCGGTGTTGTGTGCCTGTGTCGGCCCGGTGACGGCGGGGCCGCTTGCCGAGTTGGGGGTGCCGACGGTGCAGCCCGAGCGGCAGCGTCTCGGGGCGCTGGTCAAGCTGCTGGCCGCCGAATTGGGCGATCCCACCGCCACCCCCTGA
- a CDS encoding sirohydrochlorin chelatase → MIVLAAHGTRDPDGAVAVDLLADGVRASGIDVRVAYADVRPPGIATVLGSLEGPSVVVPAFLAPGYHVREDIPASIAEGKRHPVALAKPLGPAPELLTALDDRLRCAGHRREDAVVLAAAGSRDPLALAAIDDVELAFGAMLGKPVVLGFAAPALRGQLSVAEAVERARAGKRRVAVASWLLAPGVFHRRVAESGAEVVAGPLCTATGAHPLVTALVVRRYAEAQVQLTRDPV, encoded by the coding sequence GTGATCGTGCTTGCCGCGCACGGAACGCGGGATCCTGATGGAGCTGTCGCCGTCGACCTGCTCGCCGACGGCGTGCGGGCGAGCGGCATCGACGTCCGCGTCGCATACGCGGACGTGCGGCCACCCGGCATCGCCACCGTGCTCGGCTCGCTGGAAGGGCCTTCCGTCGTCGTGCCCGCGTTCCTCGCGCCCGGATACCACGTGCGCGAGGACATCCCGGCCAGTATCGCGGAGGGAAAGCGACATCCCGTCGCGCTCGCGAAACCGCTTGGGCCCGCTCCCGAACTGCTGACCGCGCTCGACGACCGGCTGCGCTGCGCGGGCCACCGCCGCGAGGACGCGGTCGTCCTCGCGGCGGCGGGATCGCGGGACCCCCTCGCGCTCGCAGCCATCGACGACGTCGAGCTGGCTTTCGGCGCCATGCTGGGAAAGCCGGTCGTTCTGGGATTCGCCGCGCCCGCGCTCAGGGGCCAGCTTTCGGTGGCCGAGGCGGTGGAACGAGCGCGAGCTGGCAAACGAAGGGTCGCGGTTGCCAGCTGGTTGCTCGCACCAGGGGTTTTCCACCGCAGGGTCGCCGAATCGGGCGCCGAGGTGGTCGCCGGTCCACTGTGCACGGCGACCGGAGCCCATCCCTTGGTGACCGCACTCGTGGTGCGCAGGTACGCCGAGGCTCAGGTCCAGCTGACCCGGGACCCGGTGTAG
- a CDS encoding winged helix DNA-binding domain-containing protein, translated as MLSIDRSQVLAYRIAAHGLHREIADPERLAVFELGVQDVTKRDTARLALAARLPGPPPSLVDDDQFTLAWSHRGAPHYHRSAGFLGLIPGLVPFDDTDAEARMGWQRKEIAEAGMPAGEVLTTAAKALRAVVGKPMTKGAASEAVTKRIPAGLSRWCRPCQATHIHEQLMRLATPLAGIALEPGVSPATLFPLRSRPRIPATMDVAEAKLTVERYLRLHGPATAADAAGFVGTTRAKVLEALWPKEKVAEVDVDGKRAFIPADAVSDVENPPEPSPVRLLPPWDPFLQGRDRDTLVPDKAMRKEIWKILGNPGAILAEGAVAGTWRAKAAGKSLEVSAIAFLPLSKKAKADVGIEAERVAEIRGYTGSRVSWT; from the coding sequence GTGCTGTCGATCGACCGCTCTCAGGTGCTGGCCTACCGCATCGCGGCGCATGGCCTGCACAGGGAGATCGCCGACCCAGAACGGCTGGCGGTGTTCGAACTCGGGGTTCAGGACGTTACGAAGCGGGACACCGCGAGACTCGCGCTGGCGGCACGACTTCCCGGCCCCCCACCGTCACTTGTGGACGACGATCAGTTCACGCTGGCCTGGTCGCATCGCGGGGCGCCGCACTATCACCGGAGCGCGGGGTTCCTCGGCCTGATCCCGGGGCTGGTTCCCTTCGACGACACCGACGCCGAGGCCAGGATGGGCTGGCAGCGCAAGGAAATCGCCGAGGCGGGAATGCCGGCCGGCGAGGTTCTGACGACAGCGGCAAAGGCTCTGCGGGCCGTCGTCGGCAAGCCGATGACGAAGGGCGCCGCGAGCGAGGCGGTGACCAAGCGGATCCCGGCCGGGCTCTCGCGATGGTGCAGGCCCTGCCAGGCCACCCACATCCACGAGCAGCTCATGCGGCTGGCCACCCCGCTCGCGGGCATCGCGCTCGAACCAGGCGTCTCGCCCGCGACCCTGTTTCCGCTGCGGAGCCGTCCTCGAATACCGGCCACCATGGACGTCGCCGAGGCCAAACTGACCGTGGAGCGCTACCTTCGGCTGCACGGTCCCGCCACAGCGGCCGACGCGGCCGGGTTCGTCGGTACCACACGCGCGAAGGTACTCGAAGCGTTGTGGCCGAAGGAAAAGGTGGCCGAGGTCGACGTCGACGGCAAGCGGGCTTTCATTCCTGCCGACGCGGTGTCCGATGTAGAGAATCCTCCCGAACCCTCCCCGGTTCGGCTTCTCCCCCCGTGGGACCCGTTCCTACAGGGAAGGGACAGGGACACGCTCGTACCGGACAAGGCGATGCGCAAGGAAATCTGGAAGATCCTCGGCAACCCAGGTGCGATACTGGCCGAGGGAGCCGTGGCGGGGACGTGGCGGGCGAAGGCAGCCGGCAAGTCCCTTGAGGTGTCGGCCATCGCGTTTCTCCCGCTGTCCAAAAAGGCCAAAGCCGATGTCGGCATCGAGGCGGAGCGGGTCGCCGAAATTCGCGGCTACACCGGGTCCCGGGTCAGCTGGACCTGA